CACCAGAATCAGGTACAGCAGCAAGGCCGCGTAGTTGCCGCGCAGACGGTCCCACAGATGCAATGCGCCGAGCAGCGCGACCACGTTGACGCTGAACGTGAAAAGGCCTTCCCACAGGCCGAAGCGCAGATTGATCGACACCGGCGGCAGCGCGCCCGCGGTCAGCACCTCGATCGTGTCGCCGCCGTCGAGCAGGCCGTAAAACGACACGCCGGAGACCAGCACGATCCCGCACAGCGCGATGAAGAAACCGAGCGTGGGCCACGGCTTGCCGAGCCGATACAGCAGCGGAATGACGAAGCCGCCGCCGAGCCCGAGAATGAAGATCTGCAACGGATGAAACAGCGCGGCTACCATTTCGACTCGGTGAAGGCGTCGATGGAGAGCGTCTTTTTGGCGGCGTAAAGACGGATTGCGAACGACAGCATGATGGCGGTGACCGATAGCCCTATCACGATCGCGGTGACGACGAGCGCCGATGGAATCGGATCGATCGCGCGGTGCGCGGCGGCGGATTTGCTGAGCGCCGCATCGATGATCGGCGCAGTGCCGCCCGTGATGTAGCCGGTCGCGACCATCACGATGTGCAGGCCCGTGTCGATCACCGCGAAGCCAATGATGATGCGCAGGATGTTGCGGTGGGTCAGCATGCCCCACAGGCCGATCAAGGAAAGGCAGAAGCCCGTGATCAGCAGGATCTTCGAAACCGGGATGCCCGTGCTCATGCGCTCTCCTTTTCGTTCAGCTTCTGAACCGGTCGATGATGACGCTAAGCTCCGCGCCGACCTTGACGCCGAGCAGCGTGGAAATCAGCGGGATCGCGCCGGCGCTGAAGAACGTGCCGAACTGGCCGCGCGGCAGAAAGCGCGCGTCGAGAAAACCGCCCGCGAGCACGAGGCCCAGAATGCCGATGCAAACGTAGAGCACGCCCGCGAGCGATTCGACGACGCTCAGCAGCGCGAGGTTCAGCGTCGAGCGGGGCCGCGCGAGCAGCATCAGCATCACCGCGGATGCGACGATCGCGCCGCCCTGGAAGCCGCCGCCCGCCGACAGATGGCCGTTGACGATTACGTAGCCGCCGAAGGTGAAGATCATCGGCAGCAGCACCTGTTTGCCGGTATGTACGATCTCGCCGGCGGGCCGGCGCGCAAGCGCGGCTTCTTCCGCCACAGCGGTGGGCGTTGCGCTTTCCTCATTCAGCAGCACGCCGACGCTCGCCGCGACCATGAACAGCACCGCGACTTCGCCGAGCGTGTCGAAGCCGCGAAACGTGATCAGGATGCCGGTCACGATGTTCGGAGCGCCGAGTTCGAGCGGCCCTCTGACGACGTAGTACCAGGCGAGCGGGCGCAGCCCCTGCAACTCCGAATAGCCGCCGACAATTCGCCAGAACACGACCGCGAACAGCAGCACCGTCAGCAGCGCGAACACGCGACGCATCATGATTCGGCCTTCCCGGCGGTGCGCGCGTCTTCGTCGGCGAGCGCGTCGGTGATCGTGGACGGGGTCATCGGCGTGCGGATCAGCCAGGCGGCGCGCGATAATGCATGCGAGGACAGCGGGTTGGTCACGAGCACGAAGTAGATCAGCAGGATCAGACGGAAGGTCCAGCTGGGGTGGTAGAACGCGAGGCCGATCAGCACGAGCATGTTGCCGAGCGTCGACGCCTTGGTGCCGGCCTGAATGCGCGTATAGGCATCCGGCATGCGCAGCAGCCCGAGGCCGGCGGAGAACAGAAAGACGGCGCCCAACAGGATGAACACGCTGCCGGTCAGTTCGAACATGCGCTAGCCCTTCTGATAGCCGGTTTTGCGGATCGCGTACAGAAAGACGAAAGTCGTGAGTCCCGAGCCGATCGCGGCTTCGGCCATCGCGACGTCCGGCGCGGCGAGCAGCAGGAAGGCGACCGCCGCGAACAGGCTCGCGAGTCCGGAGCTCACCATCGCGGCCAGCAGATTCTTCAGGCAGACGGCCAACACCCCGCTCACGAGGATGCTCGCGCACATCAGCAGCAGGAGCAGTTCGAGCATCGCTCACAGCCCCCTTTCAAGAAAGCGCGCAATCGCGAGCACCGCGAGAAAGCTGAGCAGTGCGTACACGAGCGCGACGTCGATATAGACGAAACGACCGGAGAACTGCGCATACAGCGCGATTAGCGACAGCGAGATGACCGTCAGCACGTCGATCGCGACGATGCGGTCGACGACGGTTCTGCCGATCACGAGACGGATCACGCCGAACAGGATCGCGAACAAGATCAGCACGCCGGCGATCCGGAGCATGATCTCAGCCAAAGACTTTCTCCAGATGCTTTTCGAACGGTGTGACGAGTGCGTTGGTCGCTTCGTCGATATCGGTCGTCTTCACGTCGAGCCAGTGAATGAAAAGTATGTCGTCCCGAACGTCCATCACGAGCGAGCCCGGCGTGAGCGCAATCGAATTGGCGAGCGCGAGACGGCCGAGCGGTGTTTGGAGGCGGGTGCGAACCTTGACGATGCCGGGCTTGATGTCGATACGCGGCGAGTACACCAGCGCCATCACATTCAGATTGGCGCGTACGAGCTCGACGATGAAAGTCACGCTATACGCGGCGAAGTGATACGGCGCGGCTGGCGTTAGACGTAGGCGCTGCCATGCTTCGCTCGACGATACGAAGACACGCGCGACGACGAAGGTAATGACGAGACCGACAAGAGCGGGTTCGACCGCGAGCGATGCATTCGCGACCATCCAGATGACGAACAGGACGACCCAGAGGCCGGGCATTCCCCGAGGAACGAACGACGACACCGGTTTTCCGTTGTTCGAAGGCATGTCATCGGTTCCTAAGGAGGCCTTGCGGAAAATTCTAAGTGACAATTTATGGCAAATCAAACCCGACGCCGATCACCGCTCGTTGATTGAAAAAACCGCGATAGATGGATGTGTGCAAACAATACCCGTCCTGACGTATCTCGCTAAGTGGCTGTTTTGTATGAATATTCGTCTTTCCCGCAATTCCATGTTTGCAAACAGATACGGTCTGGCGCGCGGCGCGCTGCAAAACGGATTTGCAAATGAAATCTGTACTGATGCCCTTTGGCATGCCGTGCACTCAGGCAAGTACCACCTTCGTATCGGGGCACGACTCGACGGTGGCCATTCCGAAACCAGAATGAAAAAAGACTGCAGAGATTTCTCTGCAGCTCTTTGACTTTCAAGGCGTCTATGCTTCGCGCGTTCGGAAATTTTGCTGCGGTGTGGCTTCCGTCAACGCATCATCGCTGCCTTCCTCCAGCGAAATATGCCGGGTTTCGCGTCCCTTGACCCACCAGATCGCGGCGGCAATGGGACCGGGCAGCGCAAGCGCCAGCAGCACGAGCAACGGTGCGGAAGTTGTGCCCGTCGTGCTGAAGGCGCTGGTGAGCAGTAGCGGCGTGATCATTGCGCCCACTCGACCGAAAGCAACGGACACGCCCAAACCCGAGGCGCGCAACCGCGTCGGCAGGATTTCAGACGAAACCACGTAAGCCGAGATGTAACCCCACGTGACGCCAAACTGGATCAGGCAGTAGCCGACCACCATGGAAGGCAGCGTTTGCGCAAAGTACACCACCAGGATAGCGAGCACGGTGAACGTGTAGCTCGTGAACAGCGACGAGCGACGCCCCCACGACTCGAGCACACGCGATGCCAGCAAGCCGCCGAGCAAAGCCGCTACGTTGCCGTAAATGTAGTAGATCGGCATCGCAGCAGCAGGCACTTTCATGTACGGCAGAATGACGAGCGCCATCAACGACAGTACGCCATACACTACGACTGCCTGCGAGAAGTTCAGCGCACTGGCAAGGCCGCACGGTCCGCGATAGCGGCCAACCAGCTCACCCACATTGCGCCAGAACGTCGGGTGTGCGGGCACGATCGCGGTGGGCTGATAGCGCTTCTGCGCTTCGGTAGCCGCGCTGATCCCGGCGCGCTTCGCATACGCGGCAATTTCATCGACGATTGCTTCAGCTTCGGTCACGCGCCCTTGCTGCAGAAGCCAGCGCGGCGATTCGGGAATCACGCGGCGAATCCAGAAGAAAATCAGGGCCATCGTGGTACCCAGGCCGAAACCCACGCGCCACGCGATGTCGGGCGGCAGGAGATTCAGCGCGTAGTACGAAACAACGGCGGACAGCACGGCACCGAGGGGAAAACCCGACAGGATCAGCGCGTCGGTACGTCCGCGATTGCGGCGCGGAATGAATTCGCCCATGGTGGCCGTCACGGCGGAGTATTCGCCGCCCACGGCGAGCGCGGTCAGCGCGCGGAACACGAGAAAGGAGTGGTAATCCCACGCGAAGATGGTTGCCACGCTGAACGCGGCATACCAGAGGAGCGTAGCCAGGAACAGGCGTTTGCGGCCGAAGCGATCCGCCAGGTAGCCGAACGCGACCGCGCCGATCAGAATGCCGAGCACCCACACGCTTACGGCCAGCGAGCTTTGGGCCGCGTCGAGGTGCCAAAGCGCCTTGATCGTGCCGAATACGCTACCGATGATATTGGTTTCAAAAGAGTCGAGCGTCCAGCCCACTCCCAGCGCGACCGTCAGCAAGGTGTGGAAGCGGGTCCACGGCATGTGATCGAGCCGGGTTAAGGCGTCGGTCTTGATGGTGGTTCGGGAAGTCATGTCGATATGTTCCTTTCCTGATTCGTTGTGATATTCGTCGTACTAAGTAAAGTGACATCTTGAAGACACATGCGATTCATGCCGTGCGGATTAGCTGGCCATGGCGGCCCCCTCGGACGTCTGTGCAGTCCGAAAATCACGGGGAAGCACGTGAGCCATGCCGTCCCGCGCGATCAAAACACCTTCTGGCATGACGTTTTCTGATTGCTCAAGTAGCCACGTATCGAACGTATGGGATGCATGCGTCATCCATGCACGTACTGGCCGCAGCTGCTTGACTAGCGCACATGCGGTATTCCAGTCGTTGTGGTTGGTCGGCTGATCCGTTGGCGGTAAAGAACAGTCGAGAGCCAGCGAAAGTGCTTCCCATCTCTGCAGCCACTCCAGCGTGGAAGGCGGCAACCCGATCGTGTCAGTCAGATAGGCGAAGCGTTCGCCCTCTGGCCCTTCGATTGCATAGCCGAACGTTGGTTTGGAATGGATCAGCGGCAGCGCCGTAAAACGCAGGTCGCCGACATCGAACGTGCCGAATTTCTCTGCCTGATTAAATGCGAGCAGGCCCGGGTTGCGATACAGATCGGCGCAACCGTTGCTGTCTGGCGGGGCCCAGGTCGGGATGGATTTCCCGACGCCCCAGCGCAGATGGAACAACCCTTGCACGTGGTCTGGATGGAAGTGCGTGAGTGCGATCGCGTCGAAACTTCCAGCGGGAAAACGCTCGGATAGGTCCATCAGTCCGGCATCGAGCAGAACGCGGGTCGTGTCCGTTTCGATCAATGCGCTGCAGGG
The nucleotide sequence above comes from Paraburkholderia youngii. Encoded proteins:
- a CDS encoding sodium:proton antiporter — its product is MSTGIPVSKILLITGFCLSLIGLWGMLTHRNILRIIIGFAVIDTGLHIVMVATGYITGGTAPIIDAALSKSAAAHRAIDPIPSALVVTAIVIGLSVTAIMLSFAIRLYAAKKTLSIDAFTESKW
- a CDS encoding Na(+)/H(+) antiporter subunit B gives rise to the protein MMRRVFALLTVLLFAVVFWRIVGGYSELQGLRPLAWYYVVRGPLELGAPNIVTGILITFRGFDTLGEVAVLFMVAASVGVLLNEESATPTAVAEEAALARRPAGEIVHTGKQVLLPMIFTFGGYVIVNGHLSAGGGFQGGAIVASAVMLMLLARPRSTLNLALLSVVESLAGVLYVCIGILGLVLAGGFLDARFLPRGQFGTFFSAGAIPLISTLLGVKVGAELSVIIDRFRS
- the mnhG gene encoding monovalent cation/H(+) antiporter subunit G, which produces MFELTGSVFILLGAVFLFSAGLGLLRMPDAYTRIQAGTKASTLGNMLVLIGLAFYHPSWTFRLILLIYFVLVTNPLSSHALSRAAWLIRTPMTPSTITDALADEDARTAGKAES
- a CDS encoding hydrogenase subunit MbhD domain-containing protein, with the translated sequence MLELLLLLMCASILVSGVLAVCLKNLLAAMVSSGLASLFAAVAFLLLAAPDVAMAEAAIGSGLTTFVFLYAIRKTGYQKG
- a CDS encoding monovalent cation/H+ antiporter complex subunit F, whose translation is MAEIMLRIAGVLILFAILFGVIRLVIGRTVVDRIVAIDVLTVISLSLIALYAQFSGRFVYIDVALVYALLSFLAVLAIARFLERGL
- a CDS encoding Na+/H+ antiporter subunit E encodes the protein MPSNNGKPVSSFVPRGMPGLWVVLFVIWMVANASLAVEPALVGLVITFVVARVFVSSSEAWQRLRLTPAAPYHFAAYSVTFIVELVRANLNVMALVYSPRIDIKPGIVKVRTRLQTPLGRLALANSIALTPGSLVMDVRDDILFIHWLDVKTTDIDEATNALVTPFEKHLEKVFG
- a CDS encoding MFS transporter; the protein is MTSRTTIKTDALTRLDHMPWTRFHTLLTVALGVGWTLDSFETNIIGSVFGTIKALWHLDAAQSSLAVSVWVLGILIGAVAFGYLADRFGRKRLFLATLLWYAAFSVATIFAWDYHSFLVFRALTALAVGGEYSAVTATMGEFIPRRNRGRTDALILSGFPLGAVLSAVVSYYALNLLPPDIAWRVGFGLGTTMALIFFWIRRVIPESPRWLLQQGRVTEAEAIVDEIAAYAKRAGISAATEAQKRYQPTAIVPAHPTFWRNVGELVGRYRGPCGLASALNFSQAVVVYGVLSLMALVILPYMKVPAAAMPIYYIYGNVAALLGGLLASRVLESWGRRSSLFTSYTFTVLAILVVYFAQTLPSMVVGYCLIQFGVTWGYISAYVVSSEILPTRLRASGLGVSVAFGRVGAMITPLLLTSAFSTTGTTSAPLLVLLALALPGPIAAAIWWVKGRETRHISLEEGSDDALTEATPQQNFRTREA
- the phnP gene encoding phosphonate metabolism protein PhnP → MMRVTFLGTGAAGGVPLYGCNCPACTRARALPACVRRPCSALIETDTTRVLLDAGLMDLSERFPAGSFDAIALTHFHPDHVQGLFHLRWGVGKSIPTWAPPDSNGCADLYRNPGLLAFNQAEKFGTFDVGDLRFTALPLIHSKPTFGYAIEGPEGERFAYLTDTIGLPPSTLEWLQRWEALSLALDCSLPPTDQPTNHNDWNTACALVKQLRPVRAWMTHASHTFDTWLLEQSENVMPEGVLIARDGMAHVLPRDFRTAQTSEGAAMAS